The following are encoded together in the Argopecten irradians isolate NY chromosome 5, Ai_NY, whole genome shotgun sequence genome:
- the LOC138323596 gene encoding uncharacterized protein: MWLKILLFNFFLTCAVDIVHGHGRLIDPPSRSTMWRYGFNNPPNYNDNQLYCGGVQVQYEQNGGKCGLCGDNYAGRHENEAGGKYANGIVVRTFQPGQVMRVVVELTANHKGYFEFKLCVNDDPKKKVTQECLDQYVLEVVNPDIRGTRYPVPDKNGYQKLELQVRLPSGVRCRDCLFQWKYNAGNSWGRDAITGEQCLGCGNQEQFYGCADIAIGHPDIQEGLSLITGENMKTSNSMTVPPPPPNGLTFASDPWATVPGQQDSTRMTQTQTFGRVTDRGVVVYKDFEDFRSRFQNSRIQPCVCHSCVGSTCVCECFSGGSTVHVTSWYHRVITMLVATVTTLLTYYANKFY, encoded by the exons ATGTGGTTGAAGATCCTGCTTTTCAACTTTTTCCTGACATGCGCCGTAGACATTGTTCATGGTCACGGTCGGTTGATAGATCCACCATCTCGGTCCACTATGTGGAGATACGGCTTCAATAATCCACCGAACTATAACGATAACCAACTCTACTGCGGAGGAGTTCAG GTTCAATATGAACAAAACGGTGGTAAATGTGGACTGTGTGGTGACAATTATGCTGGAAGACACGAAAACGAAGCTGGCGGGAAATATGCAAATGGCATCGTAGTACGCACGTTCCAGCCAGGTCAGGTGATGAGAGTTGTCGTAGAGTTGACAGCCAATCACAAAGGCTATTTCGAGTTTAAACTGTGTGTGAACGACGACCCAAAGAAGAAAGTCACACAGGAATGTCTCGATCAGTATGTGCTTGAGGTTGTGAATCCTGACATCCGAGGAACTAGATACCCTGTACCCGACAAAAATGGCTACCAAAAACTGGAGTTGCAAGTACGGTTGCCAAGTGGTGTTCGGTGTCGTGACTGTCTGTTCCAGTGGAAATACAACGCTGGAAATAGTTGGGGAAGAGATGCAATCACTGGGGAACAGTGTCTTGGTTGTGGAAACCAAGAGCAGTTCTATGGATGTGCTGATATTGCGATAGGTCATCCTGACATACAAGAAGGCCTATCTCTCATCACGGGCGAAAACATGAAGACGTCAAACTCCATGACGGTTCCCCCTCCACCGCCGAATGGCCTAACATTTGCGTCAGACCCTTGGGCAACAGTCCCAGGTCAACAAGACAGCACTCGTATGACACAAACACAAACCTTTGGTCGAGTAACAGACAGGGGTGTCGTTGTGTACAAAGACTTTGAGGACTTTCGAAGCAGATTTCAGAACAGTAGAATCCAACCATGTGTGTGCCACTCCTGCGTTGGATCAACCTGTGTATGTGAGTGCTTCTCGGGTGGAAGCACTGTCCATGTTACCTCGTGGTATCACCGCGTAATCACTATGCTGGTAGCAACAGTCACTACCCTACTGACATATTACGCCAACAAGTTCTATTGA